A window from Culex pipiens pallens isolate TS chromosome 3, TS_CPP_V2, whole genome shotgun sequence encodes these proteins:
- the LOC120421532 gene encoding elongation factor Tu, mitochondrial has translation MSGYVALRTFFNPVARKPLAQILLTNGAAFRPAAVGFQQQRFYAEKQVFKRDKPHCNVGTIGHVDHGKTTLTAAITKVLADQDLAESKKYADIDNAPEEKARGITINVAHIEYQTENRHYGHTDCPGHADYIKNMITGTAQMDGAILVVAATDGAMPQTREHLLLAKQIGVNHIVVFINKVDAADAEMVELVEMEIRELMSEMGFDGDNVPIIKGSALCALEGKSPEIGAEAVMKLLAEVDKYVPTPTRDLDKPFLLPVESVHSIPGRGTVVTGRLERGTLKKGQECEFVGYNKVIKSTITGIEMFHKILEEAHAGDQLGALVRGIKRDDIKRGMVMCKPGTVKANDNFEAQVYILSKEEGGRHKPFTSFIQLQMFSRTWDCATQVQIPGKEMIMPGEDAKLQLRLMRPMVLEQGQRFTLRDGHITLGTGVVTKVLNQLSEKERLGLVEGKKAREKAASGKA, from the exons ATGTCCGGCTACGTCGCGCTGCGCACCTTTTTCAACCCCG TGGCCCGCAAGCCGCTGGCGCAGATTCTGCTGACGAACGGGGCGGCGTTCCGGCCGGCGGCCGTGGGCTTCCAGCAGCAGCGGTTCTACGCCGAGAAGCAGGTCTTCAAGCGGGACAAGCCGCACTGCAACGTCGGCACGATCGGACATGTTGACCACGGCAAGACGACCCTGACGGCGGCGATTACGAAGGTGCTGGCCGATCAGGACCTGGCCGAGAGCAAGAAGTACGCCGACATTGACAACGCGCCGGAGGAGAAGGCGCGCGGTATTACGATTAACGTCGCCCACATTGAGTACCAGACGGAGAATCGGCATTATGGACATACGGATTGTCCGGGGCATGCGGATTACATCAAGAACATGATCACCGGAACGGCCCAGATGGACGGAGCGATCCTGGTGGTGGCCGCGACGGACGGTGCTATGCCGCAGACGCGGGAGCATTTGCTGCTGGCCAAGCAGATTGGGGTCAATCACATCGTGGTGTTCATCAACAAAGTGGACGCGGCGGACGCCGAGATGGTGGAGCTGGTCGAGATGGAGATTCGGGAGTTGATGAGCGAGATGGGCTTCGACGGGGACAACGTTCCGATCATCAAGGGTTCGGCGCTGTGCGCGTTGGAGGGCAAGAGTCCGGAAATTGGCGCGGAAGCCGTGATGAAGCTGCTTGCGGAGGTGGACAAGTACGTGCCGACGCCGACGCGTGACCTGGACAAGCCGTTCCTGTTGCCGGTGGAGTCGGTGCACAGCATTCCCGGACGTGGGACCGTCGTGACGGGAAGGTTAGAGCGTGGCACGCTGAAGAAGGGCCAGGAGTGCGAGTTTGTCGGTTACAACAAGGTCATCAAATCGACCATCACCGGAATCGAAATGTTCCACAAGATCCTCGAGGAAGCGCACGCCGGTGACCAGCTGGGCGCGCTCGTCCGCGGCATCAAGCGCGACGACATCAAGCGTGGCATGGTCATGTGCAAGCCCGGAACGGTCAAAGCCAACGACAACTTCGAAGCCCAAGTCTACATTCTCTCAAAAGAAGAAGGCGGTCGCCACAAACCGTTCACCAGCTTCATCCAGCTGCAGATGTTCTCCCGTACGTGGGATTGCGCCACCCAGGTTCAAATCCCCGGCAAGGAAATGATCATGCCCGGCGAGGACGCCAAGCTGCAGCTCCGGCTAATGAGGCCCATGGTGCTGGAGCAGGGCCAACGGTTCACGCTTCGGGATGGCCACATTACGCTCGGAACGGGAGTCGTGACGAAGGTGCTGAATCAGCTCTCCGAGAAGGAACGGCTCGGTCTGGTCGAGGGCAAGAAGGCCCGCGAGAAGGCCGCCAGCGGTAAGGCTTAA